Proteins encoded together in one Desulfosporosinus meridiei DSM 13257 window:
- a CDS encoding class I SAM-dependent methyltransferase, whose protein sequence is MSSHKFNPEDRKKLTGKERERILPPVQVLKDIGLSANDIWADIGCGTGFFTIPLADEVKQVYALDIRAEMLEDLNNSLIQLKKSNVTVLQSDENKFPIAEQLVDGVLISLVLHEVDEPDKFFCELKRILKKEGRLVVIEWVKASLDMGPPIEHRLSIQ, encoded by the coding sequence GTGTCAAGTCACAAATTTAATCCTGAAGATCGAAAGAAACTAACTGGCAAGGAGCGAGAACGAATTTTGCCGCCAGTTCAAGTTTTAAAAGATATTGGACTTAGTGCTAATGATATTTGGGCAGATATCGGGTGTGGTACAGGTTTTTTTACAATACCCCTTGCCGACGAAGTAAAGCAGGTGTACGCTCTTGATATACGGGCTGAAATGCTGGAAGATCTAAATAATAGTCTTATTCAGCTGAAAAAATCTAATGTCACAGTTCTTCAGTCAGATGAAAATAAGTTTCCCATAGCTGAACAATTGGTTGACGGTGTTTTGATATCACTTGTATTGCATGAGGTCGATGAGCCGGATAAATTCTTCTGTGAATTGAAAAGGATTCTTAAAAAAGAGGGACGCTTGGTAGTAATAGAATGGGTCAAGGCGTCTTTGGATATGGGGCCACCGATTGAACATCGATTATCGATCCAATAA
- a CDS encoding DUF2284 domain-containing protein: MSSGIDNLMSLLKSLGVNQSAIVAVEDVQFNEDFRKQCEQNLCGSYNKNRMCPPAVGSIEELKLKALKFKLGLLFQTVYQLEDSFDYEGMQEGIEKHTKILRQVIDNIKKTEVFTEFLPLNVGPCTFCSRCAFLDSQECRSPEEAISSVEAYGIDVMALEKSCGMSYNNGKDTISCISLILFNQD; the protein is encoded by the coding sequence ATGAGCTCAGGCATAGATAATCTGATGTCTTTGCTTAAGTCTCTGGGTGTGAATCAATCAGCTATTGTAGCAGTGGAAGATGTTCAATTTAATGAAGACTTTAGAAAACAATGCGAGCAAAACTTATGTGGAAGTTATAATAAGAACCGGATGTGTCCCCCAGCGGTGGGTTCCATTGAAGAGTTAAAGCTGAAAGCATTAAAGTTCAAACTTGGGCTATTATTCCAGACGGTGTATCAACTCGAAGATTCTTTTGATTACGAAGGCATGCAAGAAGGCATCGAAAAGCATACAAAGATATTAAGACAGGTTATAGACAATATTAAGAAAACAGAGGTTTTTACCGAATTCCTTCCGCTGAATGTTGGGCCGTGTACTTTTTGTAGCCGCTGTGCTTTTCTTGACAGTCAGGAGTGTCGTTCTCCTGAAGAAGCTATTTCCTCCGTCGAGGCCTACGGGATAGATGTCATGGCCTTAGAGAAGAGTTGTGGGATGTCCTATAATAACGGCAAAGATACTATTTCATGCATCAGCCTTATTTTGTTCAACCAGGATTAG
- a CDS encoding uroporphyrinogen decarboxylase family protein, whose protein sequence is MLTKRQNLLETIKGGNPDRFVNQYEFMDIILEVPVQLMCPPGSEFKNSWGITFRWPEGQLGQFPVHDDEHKVLKDITEWRKYVKAPVIDNSDEAWAAAVAHANSIDRNEQFVTAFVAPGVFEMCHHLMSMEDALMALYEEPEAMHELIDYLTEAELNYAKILIDRLHPDALFHHDDWGSQKSSFISPAMFEEFYLPAYKKIYAFYKANGVELIVHHSDSYAANLVPYMIEMGIDIWQGVMTTNNTPELIKKYGGQISFMGDIDSGVVDFPGWTPEIVAKEVERACKNCGKLYFIPNLTQGLNFSSFPGVYDSASEAIDKISKDMF, encoded by the coding sequence ATGTTAACGAAAAGGCAGAATTTATTGGAGACCATCAAAGGTGGAAATCCGGATCGATTTGTAAATCAGTACGAATTTATGGATATTATCCTGGAAGTCCCGGTACAACTGATGTGTCCACCAGGCTCAGAGTTCAAGAATAGTTGGGGGATTACTTTCAGATGGCCGGAAGGTCAGCTCGGTCAGTTTCCGGTGCATGATGATGAACACAAGGTCTTGAAGGATATCACTGAGTGGAGAAAATACGTTAAAGCTCCGGTCATTGATAATTCTGATGAAGCATGGGCAGCAGCTGTAGCCCATGCCAATTCAATTGATCGCAATGAACAATTTGTAACTGCTTTCGTTGCCCCGGGTGTTTTTGAAATGTGTCATCACCTGATGAGTATGGAAGATGCCTTAATGGCTCTCTACGAAGAACCTGAAGCAATGCATGAGCTTATCGATTATCTTACGGAAGCTGAGCTGAATTATGCGAAAATCCTGATCGATCGTCTCCATCCGGATGCGCTTTTCCATCATGACGACTGGGGCAGCCAAAAATCTTCCTTCATTTCACCGGCCATGTTTGAAGAGTTCTATTTGCCCGCTTATAAGAAAATCTATGCCTTTTACAAAGCCAATGGTGTCGAGTTGATCGTCCATCACAGCGATTCCTATGCAGCCAACTTGGTTCCCTATATGATCGAAATGGGAATTGATATCTGGCAGGGAGTTATGACAACTAACAACACCCCGGAATTAATCAAAAAATATGGGGGCCAAATCAGTTTTATGGGAGATATCGACAGCGGCGTTGTTGATTTTCCGGGGTGGACACCAGAAATCGTGGCCAAAGAAGTGGAGAGGGCCTGCAAAAACTGTGGGAAGTTATACTTCATTCCTAATTTAACTCAAGGTTTGAATTTTAGTTCCTTCCCTGGTGTATATGACTCTGCAAGCGAAGCGATTGACAAAATAAGTAAGGATATGTTCTAA
- a CDS encoding corrinoid protein encodes MTKIAEVKAKVEAGKAKLVPALVQEAIDEGNAAGDILQAMIDSMSVVGDKFSAGEVFVPEMLMAAKAMSKGVDVLKPLLTGTSTSSLGTCVIGTVQGDLHDIGKNLVSMMIESAGFKVLDLGVDVSAEKFLNAVKENEGVTIVALSGLLTTTLPAMKETVQSLKSSGLAGFKVIVGGAPVSQEMADAIGADGFAPDAGSAAVKAKELVSA; translated from the coding sequence ATGACAAAGATCGCTGAAGTAAAGGCTAAGGTAGAGGCTGGAAAGGCTAAACTTGTTCCGGCTTTAGTACAGGAAGCAATTGATGAAGGAAACGCAGCAGGAGATATTCTCCAGGCTATGATTGACTCTATGAGTGTGGTAGGTGACAAATTTTCGGCGGGAGAAGTATTTGTCCCTGAAATGCTAATGGCTGCTAAAGCTATGTCCAAGGGAGTTGATGTACTCAAACCTCTTCTCACAGGGACGAGCACATCTTCTTTAGGAACTTGTGTTATAGGTACAGTTCAAGGTGATCTTCACGATATCGGTAAAAACCTAGTTTCCATGATGATCGAAAGTGCTGGATTTAAAGTCCTGGATCTGGGTGTAGACGTTTCCGCAGAAAAGTTTTTGAATGCCGTTAAAGAGAATGAAGGTGTTACTATTGTAGCATTATCGGGGCTGCTTACAACAACACTGCCGGCAATGAAGGAGACCGTTCAATCCCTGAAATCTAGTGGGTTAGCAGGATTCAAGGTTATCGTTGGCGGTGCCCCTGTCAGCCAGGAGATGGCGGATGCAATCGGAGCAGATGGTTTCGCTCCGGATGCAGGGAGTGCTGCTGTAAAAGCCAAAGAACTGGTAAGTGCTTGA
- a CDS encoding methyltetrahydrofolate cobalamin methyltransferase, giving the protein MIIIGEKINGAIPSVAKAIAAKDADFIRNLAKAQSDAGSAFIDVCASVENSIELETIKWLIDLVQEVTDTPIAIDSPNVRICAEAMKFCRKPGLINSVSMEGDKIEVVFPLIADSKWECVALLCDDTGIPQDSEKRLEVFAGIMKKAKEYNIDPSRLHIDPLVQMLCTSEDGINTVVEVIKEIKKQYPNIHVTGGASNISYNLPVRKLVNQAFLVLAINSGMDSGIINPLNRDMMGMIYATEALLGQDEYCMEYIGAYREDKFGPQKLA; this is encoded by the coding sequence TTGATAATTATTGGTGAAAAGATCAACGGAGCAATTCCTTCTGTAGCAAAGGCAATTGCTGCAAAGGATGCAGACTTTATTCGAAATCTGGCTAAAGCTCAGTCAGATGCAGGATCCGCCTTCATAGATGTGTGTGCCTCGGTGGAGAACAGCATTGAACTTGAAACCATAAAGTGGCTGATTGACTTGGTACAGGAGGTTACAGATACTCCCATTGCCATTGACAGTCCTAATGTACGTATCTGTGCAGAGGCTATGAAATTCTGCAGAAAGCCAGGTCTTATAAACTCAGTCTCCATGGAAGGGGATAAAATTGAGGTTGTATTTCCGTTAATAGCTGATTCAAAATGGGAATGTGTTGCTCTCTTATGCGATGACACGGGTATTCCCCAAGATTCAGAAAAACGTCTGGAAGTTTTTGCAGGAATTATGAAAAAAGCTAAAGAATATAACATTGATCCCTCCCGCTTGCATATTGATCCTTTAGTTCAAATGCTTTGTACCTCGGAAGACGGAATCAATACGGTTGTTGAAGTTATCAAAGAAATTAAAAAACAGTATCCGAACATTCATGTCACAGGAGGAGCAAGCAACATTTCTTATAATCTCCCTGTAAGAAAGCTTGTAAACCAGGCATTCCTCGTTCTGGCCATCAACTCAGGAATGGACAGTGGGATTATTAACCCGTTAAACAGAGATATGATGGGTATGATCTATGCCACGGAAGCACTCTTAGGACAGGACGAATACTGCATGGAATATATCGGAGCATACAGGGAAGATAAATTTGGTCCCCAAAAATTAGCATAA
- a CDS encoding PucR family transcriptional regulator, with product MEQNSLLSQLSLSLIKTLSNDSGLQALVDLGYKTLGNPFTITDFSVKLLATTGNTTVTDDPVWNELKMNNNFIFQTYSYYVKSSLFSEIASNEVPFYWSDPYCKYPRLIGKIRINNRDFANMVVCAHNRDFEERDKEVVALLCDAFSIELQKAKYNDVSQGLTHQSFLQDLLDSKFEDEGIILERIKVLGLKFKSKLFIISVDIQNLDKSRSTLPYIRDEVEHKLSYAKAVVYRQNIIILASFDNERHFKEIELKPLKEFIKTNNLLAGISRPFSKFTEVKAHHFESLEAIKLGNTVNSEQQFYQYEDYIIFDFITNYSHGEKAKRLIHRSLLRLIKYDRENGTDYVLTFYTYLCNFKNIKDSANSLKIHRNTMFHRVAKIQDLLDVDLNDGDVLFQLYLSYKILEFFKIDLP from the coding sequence ATGGAACAAAATTCCCTTCTTTCTCAACTTTCCTTGAGCTTAATCAAAACCCTTAGTAACGATTCCGGCCTACAAGCCCTGGTTGATCTAGGGTATAAAACTCTGGGCAACCCTTTTACTATCACCGACTTCAGTGTAAAACTACTAGCTACAACCGGCAATACAACGGTAACTGATGACCCTGTCTGGAACGAGCTTAAGATGAACAATAACTTTATTTTCCAGACCTACTCATACTATGTAAAAAGTAGTTTGTTTAGCGAAATTGCGAGCAATGAAGTTCCTTTTTACTGGTCAGATCCCTACTGCAAATACCCCAGGCTGATCGGAAAGATACGTATCAACAACAGGGATTTTGCTAATATGGTGGTATGCGCCCATAACAGAGATTTTGAAGAAAGGGATAAGGAAGTCGTTGCCTTGCTTTGCGATGCATTTTCAATTGAATTGCAAAAAGCTAAATATAATGATGTCTCACAGGGACTGACTCATCAGAGCTTTTTGCAGGATTTACTGGATAGTAAGTTCGAAGACGAAGGAATAATTCTTGAACGGATAAAAGTTTTAGGCTTAAAGTTCAAAAGCAAGCTGTTCATTATAAGCGTTGATATACAAAATCTTGATAAATCAAGGTCAACCCTGCCTTATATAAGGGATGAAGTTGAACATAAATTATCTTATGCTAAAGCGGTAGTCTATAGGCAAAACATAATAATACTGGCCAGTTTTGACAATGAAAGGCATTTTAAAGAAATAGAACTAAAACCTTTAAAAGAATTTATTAAGACTAATAATCTGCTGGCAGGCATCAGTCGGCCATTTTCAAAATTTACGGAGGTTAAAGCTCACCACTTTGAGTCACTCGAAGCGATAAAATTAGGAAATACCGTAAATAGTGAACAACAATTCTACCAATATGAAGATTATATTATTTTTGATTTTATAACCAACTATTCCCATGGGGAAAAGGCGAAGAGGTTGATTCACCGTTCTTTGTTAAGATTGATTAAATATGATAGGGAAAACGGAACAGATTATGTGTTAACCTTTTATACTTATCTCTGTAATTTCAAAAACATCAAAGACTCAGCCAATAGTTTAAAAATCCATCGCAACACTATGTTTCATAGGGTTGCAAAAATCCAAGATCTTTTGGATGTAGATTTGAATGATGGTGATGTATTATTTCAACTTTATCTTTCCTATAAAATTTTAGAATTTTTTAAAATTGATTTGCCTTAG
- a CDS encoding AI-2E family transporter, whose translation MKIDWNRQYTTIAMYSFIVIASSILFFLTMSGLEYFNRILAGYYSALYPFIYGFIIAYLVNFLLNFIIKLLGKIPAMKRIKKSQFHMLSLLLAYLISGFFVYLFLAFIFPQLMASVIGLVRNIPDYVRSAAEYIETISDDILLPPDVVVFINKRLDELAIFISENARDLVPMVLYFLRSTALSLWNVFLGIIISIYMLAEKERFISVAKKVNYGVFNVKTADKIIELSKRTQKIFSRFLGGKIVDSLIIGLIAFIVLTIVDMPYTLLVSFIITVTNIIPFFGPFIGAIPSVIIIFFESPTMAFWFMIIIFILQQLDGNVIGPKILGDSLGISSFWILFAILLGGKFFGFIGLIIGVPLFVLIYSIIKEVIEMRLQAKGLPIATKHYGNE comes from the coding sequence ATGAAAATCGACTGGAATCGGCAATACACTACGATTGCTATGTATAGCTTCATTGTCATTGCGTCAAGTATACTGTTCTTTCTTACAATGTCAGGACTGGAATACTTCAATCGAATATTGGCAGGTTATTATTCCGCGCTCTATCCCTTTATTTATGGGTTCATAATTGCTTATCTGGTGAATTTCCTTTTAAATTTCATCATAAAGCTTTTAGGGAAAATTCCGGCAATGAAAAGAATCAAAAAATCTCAGTTCCATATGCTTTCTCTTCTCCTAGCTTATCTGATTTCAGGATTTTTTGTCTATCTCTTCCTAGCCTTTATTTTTCCGCAGCTTATGGCTAGTGTCATAGGGCTTGTTCGCAACATCCCAGACTATGTGCGATCTGCGGCAGAATATATCGAAACTATTTCTGACGATATTCTTCTTCCGCCGGATGTCGTCGTTTTTATCAATAAGCGCTTGGATGAGCTGGCGATTTTTATTAGTGAGAACGCCCGGGATCTAGTTCCCATGGTGCTTTATTTCCTTCGAAGCACGGCCCTCTCCCTTTGGAACGTATTTCTCGGTATCATCATCTCAATTTATATGCTGGCAGAAAAAGAACGGTTTATCAGTGTGGCTAAAAAAGTCAATTATGGTGTTTTCAATGTTAAAACTGCAGATAAAATTATTGAGCTTTCGAAACGCACACAAAAAATCTTCAGTCGTTTCCTGGGTGGAAAAATCGTTGACTCTTTGATTATCGGATTGATAGCCTTTATCGTCCTGACCATCGTGGATATGCCCTATACGTTGCTGGTTTCATTTATTATCACAGTAACTAATATCATTCCTTTTTTTGGTCCATTTATCGGGGCTATTCCCTCGGTAATCATCATCTTCTTCGAGTCGCCGACTATGGCTTTTTGGTTCATGATTATTATTTTTATCCTGCAACAACTGGATGGCAATGTCATTGGACCTAAAATTCTTGGAGATTCTCTGGGAATCTCTTCATTCTGGATTCTCTTTGCGATTCTTTTAGGTGGCAAATTCTTCGGGTTTATCGGTCTGATCATTGGTGTGCCGCTCTTTGTCCTTATCTACTCTATTATTAAAGAGGTTATAGAAATGCGTTTACAAGCCAAAGGACTTCCAATCGCCACAAAGCATTATGGTAATGAATAG
- a CDS encoding glycosyl hydrolase family 18 protein: MKRNLATIIASITISAMVLSGCSGIKNSPQLLSPPQTGHQTELPEAEASQENVLSPGKRVVLGFYTDAGKESKESLTRNIKDLDEVAFFWYSFDGSGKLKRAGNVDLSLKETAQKGGAKAYALVHNLDEKGFDSPLAHRVLANNTVRTDFINNLVTLTTEENWDGIAIDIEKIPAEDRNNYSAFMKELKIALKAKNKILNVSIAAKYQDDLKDLWSGAFDYAEIGKAADQVVLMTYEEHGVGTTQGPIASLGWVNRVINFAKGKIPEEKIVMGLAVYASNWVSDSPTNPTYLTYAKAIELAKKNNVQIHYDETQQVPHFTFTKAGIRSEIYLENTRSLSAKLNIAKKNQLGGVAIWKLGIEDPTLWSDVLKDY, encoded by the coding sequence ATGAAGCGAAATCTGGCTACTATTATTGCATCTATTACAATCTCAGCAATGGTGCTCAGCGGTTGTTCAGGTATTAAGAATTCCCCACAGTTGCTGTCTCCGCCTCAGACAGGTCACCAGACCGAGCTTCCGGAAGCAGAAGCTTCTCAGGAAAATGTTCTAAGCCCTGGCAAGCGTGTAGTCTTAGGGTTTTACACGGATGCAGGAAAAGAATCAAAGGAATCGCTGACAAGAAATATTAAAGACCTCGATGAAGTCGCATTTTTTTGGTACTCCTTTGATGGATCGGGAAAACTTAAGCGTGCCGGCAATGTTGATTTAAGCCTGAAGGAAACTGCCCAGAAGGGTGGAGCAAAAGCTTATGCCCTAGTCCACAATCTGGATGAAAAAGGGTTTGACTCACCATTGGCTCATCGGGTATTAGCAAATAATACAGTTCGTACAGATTTTATAAATAATCTTGTGACACTAACAACCGAAGAAAATTGGGATGGCATCGCCATTGACATTGAAAAAATCCCTGCTGAAGACCGCAACAATTACTCCGCTTTCATGAAAGAATTGAAGATTGCGTTAAAAGCCAAAAATAAAATCCTCAATGTTTCCATAGCTGCAAAATACCAAGATGATTTGAAAGATTTGTGGTCTGGTGCATTTGACTATGCTGAAATTGGTAAGGCTGCAGATCAAGTAGTCTTGATGACCTATGAAGAGCATGGGGTGGGTACAACTCAAGGGCCAATAGCATCTCTGGGTTGGGTAAATAGAGTAATTAATTTTGCAAAAGGGAAGATACCTGAAGAAAAAATAGTTATGGGTTTAGCAGTGTATGCCAGCAACTGGGTATCGGACAGTCCGACAAATCCGACCTATTTGACCTATGCAAAAGCCATTGAGTTGGCTAAGAAAAATAACGTTCAGATCCATTATGATGAAACTCAACAGGTTCCGCATTTTACATTTACAAAGGCTGGGATACGCTCTGAAATCTATTTAGAGAATACTCGCAGCCTATCCGCAAAACTAAATATTGCTAAGAAAAATCAACTGGGTGGTGTAGCCATTTGGAAATTAGGCATAGAAGACCCAACACTATGGTCCGATGTCTTGAAAGATTATTAG
- a CDS encoding DUF438 domain-containing protein, whose product MTQPVLDLTRSLYDLTEDYPELIPILHEMGLEGATNSILRKTVGRKLPVAEGLKRHGISLEEAKRKLEAKGFCVVSEDDPSKDRKERREQLKEIIRDIHRQEDPAELRERFKDLLRDVGATEIAQLEQELIQEGLHETEIKSLCDVHAAVFEEGLNNQVVEEVKGGHPVHTFKKENREIEKIVAELSKLFELLSPSEKTPAKHDLVEWQQLHERLCEIEKHYSRKENILFAYLEKHGVNAPPKVMWAIHDDIRALLKEVSKFLQDHQPNNQEVKQIIERTARPALKMITDMIYKEENIMFPMCLDTLTDVEWAEIAEQSAEIGYLVNPDVGWKPVESPEGAGSLKQPYIGGGALGGSEAEISFETGVLTQKQLNLLLNNLPVDITFVDEQDRVKYFTFGKERIFQRSKAIIGRQVQNCHPPDSVHIVEEILEDFRSGKNDNAKFWLHLGDKYVYIQYFALRDDQGNYAGTIEVSQDIQGIQEIQGEKRIL is encoded by the coding sequence ATGACTCAACCAGTCCTAGACTTAACTCGGTCCTTATATGATCTAACCGAGGATTATCCCGAGTTGATCCCGATTCTTCATGAAATGGGCTTAGAGGGAGCGACGAACTCAATTCTTAGAAAAACTGTCGGGCGAAAATTACCCGTTGCAGAAGGTCTGAAACGTCACGGTATATCATTAGAAGAGGCAAAACGCAAGTTAGAAGCCAAGGGCTTCTGCGTGGTTAGTGAAGATGATCCGTCAAAAGATCGTAAGGAACGCAGGGAGCAGCTTAAAGAAATTATTCGAGATATTCATCGTCAAGAAGATCCAGCAGAATTACGAGAAAGATTTAAAGATTTGCTGAGGGATGTAGGGGCTACAGAAATAGCCCAATTGGAACAAGAATTAATCCAAGAGGGATTACACGAGACGGAGATCAAATCTTTGTGTGATGTCCATGCAGCGGTCTTCGAGGAAGGTTTAAATAACCAAGTTGTGGAAGAGGTAAAAGGCGGGCATCCCGTTCATACCTTTAAAAAGGAAAATAGAGAGATCGAAAAGATAGTCGCCGAACTTAGTAAGCTTTTTGAACTTTTAAGCCCAAGTGAAAAGACACCTGCAAAACATGATTTAGTTGAATGGCAGCAACTTCATGAACGATTATGCGAAATCGAGAAACACTATAGCCGCAAAGAAAATATCTTGTTCGCTTACCTTGAGAAACATGGTGTAAACGCTCCTCCAAAAGTAATGTGGGCAATTCATGATGATATTCGTGCCCTTCTAAAAGAAGTCAGTAAGTTTTTGCAGGATCACCAGCCAAACAATCAAGAGGTAAAGCAGATTATCGAAAGAACTGCTCGTCCGGCTTTAAAAATGATCACAGATATGATTTACAAAGAAGAAAATATTATGTTCCCCATGTGCCTAGACACGTTAACGGATGTTGAATGGGCAGAGATCGCGGAGCAAAGTGCGGAGATAGGGTATCTGGTTAATCCAGATGTTGGCTGGAAACCAGTTGAATCCCCAGAGGGAGCAGGCTCATTGAAACAACCCTACATAGGGGGCGGAGCGCTCGGCGGTTCTGAGGCAGAGATATCCTTTGAGACAGGGGTACTTACTCAGAAACAATTAAACCTTCTTCTGAATAACTTACCCGTGGACATTACCTTTGTGGATGAACAAGACAGAGTAAAGTATTTTACATTTGGCAAAGAACGTATTTTCCAACGCAGTAAGGCGATCATTGGGCGTCAAGTTCAAAACTGCCACCCGCCAGATAGTGTTCATATCGTGGAAGAAATTTTGGAAGATTTCCGAAGCGGTAAAAACGATAATGCTAAGTTCTGGCTGCATTTAGGAGATAAGTACGTTTATATCCAGTATTTCGCCCTGCGTGATGACCAGGGCAATTACGCCGGAACTATCGAGGTTTCCCAGGATATTCAGGGGATTCAAGAGATTCAGGGTGAAAAAAGAATTTTATAG
- a CDS encoding RMD1 family protein — protein sequence MERIVFNTYKVAVRLPLLRIASFINLEKDVSWKEYIKLDEAEVEKILKYASANKSVYIYRYGCMTFLNCNQDEISIVLEYLRTLYVDIDYELLHKFNETHEIPGSRDNFINLWPESELNFHYQSLVDDIVAGVLAKSVELYNIETELSEVLDAAGHFISHLNKGYLRANTKKVISTLTKSIRFKYRSIESVRLLDRPSEFNKTIEARQIFDRLSEYFEVNKRYVVLANQINILDSITREYFSFRTQQSERRLLLFEILLLASFPLLHILS from the coding sequence ATGGAAAGAATAGTATTCAATACTTATAAAGTAGCAGTAAGGCTACCGCTCCTGCGGATAGCATCCTTTATTAATCTAGAGAAGGATGTGAGCTGGAAGGAATATATTAAACTTGATGAGGCAGAAGTAGAAAAAATCTTAAAATATGCTTCAGCCAACAAATCAGTCTACATATATAGATACGGCTGTATGACCTTTCTAAATTGTAATCAAGATGAGATCTCGATTGTTCTTGAGTATTTGAGAACCTTGTATGTTGATATTGATTATGAATTGTTACATAAGTTTAATGAAACCCATGAGATCCCTGGCTCCAGAGATAATTTCATAAACCTGTGGCCAGAAAGTGAGCTAAACTTTCATTATCAGTCCCTCGTGGATGATATAGTGGCGGGTGTCCTAGCAAAGTCCGTCGAGCTTTACAACATTGAAACCGAGCTTTCGGAGGTGCTGGATGCCGCGGGTCATTTCATAAGTCATCTAAATAAAGGTTATCTAAGGGCAAATACTAAAAAGGTGATTTCAACCCTTACCAAGAGTATCCGGTTTAAGTACAGGAGCATAGAAAGCGTAAGGCTTCTAGATCGACCTTCGGAATTTAATAAAACTATAGAAGCAAGGCAGATATTTGACAGGCTCAGTGAGTACTTCGAAGTTAATAAACGCTATGTTGTTCTAGCCAATCAAATCAATATTTTAGATTCCATAACGCGAGAATATTTTAGTTTTAGAACCCAACAATCAGAGAGGAGGCTGCTGCTCTTTGAGATATTGCTCCTTGCCAGCTTTCCGCTGCTGCATATCCTGTCGTGA
- a CDS encoding RMD1 family protein — translation MNDLNFKAFAVTNEIDLNKIAVECNIRKKYTWEEPLLLQDQVLKGILGEEPGKDEKILVFSFGSIVFINSTQQHIEILMGYLKTIKPDVDIGRYDRFQDVYVLHPVAGEEIEFTDRFVQIPNMELFYPELISIVIAKSVALEKIEEQLGKILDDLESKIDNLEKGKLNIGHKELAKTTSRIVRHEYNTIAYIMILDKPDITWINSDAAEFYEKMAEFFELNDRYEVIKSKTEILKSIIDGFGTISHSIRGLFVEWVIVLLIVIEVVLMLFDLIR, via the coding sequence ATGAATGACTTGAACTTTAAAGCCTTTGCAGTAACCAATGAAATCGATCTAAACAAAATTGCCGTGGAATGTAATATTCGAAAAAAATATACCTGGGAGGAGCCTCTTCTGCTCCAAGACCAGGTGCTAAAAGGTATCCTGGGAGAGGAACCAGGTAAAGATGAAAAGATCTTAGTTTTTTCTTTTGGGAGTATTGTTTTTATTAACTCGACTCAACAGCATATCGAGATATTGATGGGCTATCTAAAAACAATAAAACCGGATGTAGATATAGGGCGTTATGATAGGTTTCAAGACGTCTATGTACTTCATCCGGTTGCGGGTGAAGAGATTGAGTTTACCGATCGCTTTGTTCAGATTCCCAATATGGAGTTGTTTTACCCGGAGTTGATTTCAATCGTGATTGCTAAATCTGTTGCCCTGGAAAAGATTGAAGAACAGTTGGGTAAAATTCTGGATGATCTGGAAAGTAAGATAGATAACCTGGAAAAGGGAAAACTTAATATTGGGCACAAAGAGCTGGCTAAGACAACTTCAAGGATTGTCAGACATGAATACAATACTATTGCCTATATTATGATTCTTGATAAGCCAGACATTACCTGGATTAACAGTGATGCTGCAGAGTTCTACGAAAAGATGGCAGAGTTTTTTGAGCTGAACGACCGGTACGAAGTGATCAAAAGTAAGACTGAGATATTGAAAAGCATCATTGACGGGTTTGGAACGATAAGCCATTCCATACGCGGATTGTTCGTGGAGTGGGTAATTGTGCTGTTGATTGTTATTGAAGTTGTACTTATGCTATTTGATTTAATAAGGTAA